Proteins encoded in a region of the Cydia splendana chromosome 19, ilCydSple1.2, whole genome shotgun sequence genome:
- the LOC134799955 gene encoding ran-specific GTPase-activating protein-like → MSSPTEESVRRNSESEGGEVETPEHDPHYDPIVSLPLVDVQTNEEEEEELVKIRARLYRYDTADHEWKERGTGDIKLLRHKANNTVRVVMRRDKTLKVCANHFITPDIRMNVHCGSDKAFNWSVFADFADETMKQELLAIKFGNPQNAELWKAKFAEAQEIVRTKCSLYTQDLSSDDESSITRSEDTDTPEPKSSDKAEEKTMDKNDKDSEGVVLKLKELTVDSEKSE, encoded by the exons ATGTCTTCACCG ACTGAAGAAAGCGTTAGACGAAACAGTGAGAGCGAGGGAGGCGAAGTGGAAACCCCAGAGCATGACCCCCATTACGACCCCATAGTGTCCCTGCCGCTGGTGGACGTGCAGACGAACGAGGAGGAGGAAGAGGAGCTGGTGAAGATCCGGGCGCGCCTCTACAGATACGACACAGCGGATCATGAGTGGAAG GAGCGCGGCACTGGCGACATCAAGCTTCTCCGGCACAAGGCCAACAACACGGTGCGCGTGGTGATGCGCCGCGACAAGACGCTCAAAGTGTGCGCCAACCACTTCATCACGCCCGACATCCGTATGAACGTGCACTGCGGCTCTGATAAGGCCTTCAACTGGTCCGTGTTTGCTGACTTCGCTGATGAGACCATGAAACAGGAGCTGCTGGCTATCAAGTTTGGAAATCCTCAGA ATGCTGAACTGTGGAAGGCGAAATTTGCTGAAGCACAAGAAATAGTCCGGACCAAATGCAGCCTCTACACCCAGGATCTGTCATCTGATGATGAAAGCAGCATCACTCGGAGCGAGGACACGGACACTCCGGAGCCAAAGAGTTCCGACAAGGCAGAAGAGAAAACCATGGACAAAAATGATAAGGATTCAGAAGGTGTAGTTCTCAAGCTTAAAGAGCTTACAGTGGATAGTGAAAAATCTGAATAA
- the LOC134799953 gene encoding uncharacterized protein LOC134799953: protein MLSLFKTVFLFYFSSILVECSHPGSLSVRKLNRQLIARKRQNTLDLCQMFNVETDKVQSELLGHNRVKRAAPAVDPVDRVENIVDKLYDEPEDGQKVEYRKKNRTTTAKPEAEKSGRRFDFAPAILDVNILEEKESKVTLDGKTVPVPWHKYWKHGIIPYFIDSNTYDTFLAEKITKAFDTFEQSTCIRLQRLRERPTDKASLQNVQWLYITNPSGTRQCVHSNEMKTISGVQWVVFGYDCMSEGQIMHEVMHILGFSHEHVREDRDQYLTVMWDNIKPGYKKFFEIQHRPAILSSLPYDYESVLHYPPRAFSKNGKFTLVAENGIDFGQRVGLSEIDIEKVSMIFGGECIDRNRHYLETTCPTVIASRLQKQTNKATQGDINNYFRDRLWPYGIVNYKLKDRIEFSIEERQNIEEVIKHIEKETCIEFRDFSKDDEADTTTNNDANNDVIEADDGNQIPMKNEDAKLLNHEANRLYKSSASSESKESDSSRSSESSTSVEFDKLSQNQSHNNTVLQNNGVGLWANMTRKNAINNNVEPVNDKTSRTDTSKQNNESESKRFRRAAPPSPARRHADDLLVLTRSPEPGCRCPEPGRASANKELVITADCFNSVNDLLHVFVHVLGLDHQHNSHDRDDFLAINWANVSKTLEMEMQTKLPPAASVGFAYDYQSVMHYPWLDITNGVTSIMYPIWNDGWAMGHWQGLSSIDVQKLNLLYFGQCQARKKAMADLINKKKL, encoded by the exons ATGTTAAGTCTTTTCAAaacagtatttttattttatttttcaagtataTTAGTAGAATGTTCACACCCAGGAAGTCTATCTGTCCGTAAAC TTAACCGACAGCTAATTGCAAGAAAACGACAGAACACTCTGGACCTATGTCAAATGTTTAACGTTGAAACCGATAAGGTGCAAAGTGAACTTCTGGGTCACAATCGAGTTAAAAGAGCCGCTCCGGCGGTGGATCCTGTAGACAGAGTAGAGAACATCGTCGACAAACTATACGATGAACCAGAGGATGGGCAAAAGGTCGAGTACAGAAAGAAAAATCGAACCACTACAGCTAAGCCCGAG GCAGAGAAATCCGGAAGAAGGTTCGATTTCGCTCCAGCCATTTTGGATGTCAATATTTTGGAGGAAAAAGAAAGCAAAGTGACGCTAGACGGAAAAACAGTTCCGGTACCATGGCACAAGTATTGGAAACACGGCATCATCCCGTATTTCATCGACTCGAACACATACG ATACGTTCCTAGCCGAAAAAATAACGAAAGCTTTCGACACCTTCGAGCAAAGTACCTGCATACGTTTACAACGACTGAGAGAGAGGCCCACGGATAAAGCATCTTTACAAAACGTCCAATGGCTCTACATCACCAACCCTTCCGGCACTCGGCAATGTGTGCATAGCAACGAGATGAAAACTATCTCAGGAGTTCAG TGGGTAGTATTCGGCTACGACTGTATGTCCGAAGGCCAGATCATGCACGAAGTCATGCACATCCTGGGATTCTCTCACGAGCACGTGCGCGAGGACCGTGATCAATATCTCACTGTCATGTGGGACAATATTAAACCAG GCTACAAGAAATTCTTCGAGATTCAGCACCGTCCAGCGATATTGTCTTCTCTTCCCTACGACTACGAGAGTGTTCTACATTACCCGCCAAGAGCATTCTCCAAAAATGGCAAATTCACCCTTGTTGCCGAG AATGGAATTGACTTTGGTCAACGCGTGGGACTAAGTGAGATAGACATAGAAAAGGTATCAATGATCTTTGGCGGCGAGTGCATAGATCGAAACAGGCACTACTTGGAAACCACCTGCCCTACTGTCATCGCCTCGAGACTACAGAAGCAAACAAACAAAGCGACACAGggagatattaataattatttccgTGACAGATTATGGCCGTACGGAATAGTTAACTATAAACTCAAAGACCGGATTGAGTTCT CTATTGAAGAAAGACAAAATATCGAAGAAGTAATAAAACATATCGAAAAAGAAACCTGTATTGAATTCAGAGATTTTTCAAAAGACGACGAAGCCGATACAACCACAAATAATGATGCAAATAATGATGTGATTGAGGCCGATGACGGCAATCAAATACCAATGAAGAACGAAGACGCTAAACTACTGAATCATGAAGCAAACAGATTGTATAAGAGCTCAGCCTCGTCAGAATCAAAGGAATCAGATTCATCACGTTCATCAGAGTCATCCACGTCAGTAGAATTCGATAAACTCTCACAAAACCAATCTCACAATAATACCGTCTTACAGAATAATGGTGTTGGTTTATGGGCTAATATGACGAGAAAAAATGCTATTAACAATAATGTAGAGCCGGTTAATGACAAGACATCTAGAACGGACACTTCTAAACAAAACAATGAGTCAG AAAGCAAACGTTTCCGCAGAGCCGCGCCTCCATCGCCGGCGCGACGGCACGCCGACGATCTGTTGGTGCTGACCCGCTCACCGGAACCGGGTTGTCGGTGTCCGGAGCCTGGCCGTGCCAGCGCGAATAAG GAGCTGGTAATCACGGCGGACTGCTTCAACTCCGTTAACGACCTGCTGCACGTGTTCGTGCACGTGCTCGGCCTGGACCATCAGCACAACTCGCACGATCGAGACGACTTCCTCGCTATCAACTGGGCTAACGTGTCTAAGA CTTTAGAAATGGAAATGCAGACCAAGCTACCGCCGGCAGCGTCTGTTGGCTTCGCCTACGACTACCAGAGCGTGATGCACTATCCCTGGCTAGACATCACTAATGGTGTCACCAGCATCATGTATCCTATATGG aACGACGGCTGGGCTATGGGTCACTGGCAAGGCCTGAGCTCAATCGATGTACAGAAACTGAACCTGCTGTACTTCGGGCAATGCCAAGCGAGGAAGAAAGCCATGgctgatttaataaataaaaagaaactTTGA
- the LOC134799954 gene encoding endoplasmic reticulum resident protein 29 — protein MQWYLLALCLVFLLPPAYSNSLSGTVELNDYTFDKILKKFDATLVKFDVAFPYGDKHDAYTALAKDAKEEDDFLIAEVGVKDYGDRDNEALAKKYGATKDNFPVVKLFIKGKKEPITYNPDKEITSDELRRFVREHTGVHLSLPGCVRSLDKLAVKFMKADNEDRKKILEDGEDTFKKLPSKQANSAKIYKTILEKIIEKGDGFVKTEHERITKLLNGKLSEEKKKEMGQRINILQTFQLHETKVDKEEL, from the exons ATGCAGTGGTACCTGCTTGCCTTATGCCTCGTGTTTCTCCTGCCACCAGCGTACTCTAATTCTCTCAGCGGTACGGTGGAATTAAACGATTATACCTTTGATAAGATCCTCAAAAAGTTTGATGCTACGCTGGTAAAGTTTGATGTGGCGTTCCCCTATGGCGACAAGCACGACGCTTACACCGCACTGGCAAAGGACGCGAAGGAAGAGGACGATTTTCTGATCGCCGAAGTGGGAGTGAAGGATTACGGAGACAGGGATAACGAAGCGTTGGCGAAGAAGTACGGCGCTACGAAGGACAATTTCCCGGTTGTGAAGCTATTTATAAAGGGGAAGAAGGAGCCGATCACTTACAACCCGGATAAAGAGATTACCAGCGATGAGCTTCGTCGTTTCGTGCGAGAACACACCGGGGTGCACCTGAGCCTGCCGGGCTGCGTGCGGAGCCTTGATAAGCTGGCCGTCAAGTTCATGAAGGCTGACAATGAAGACAGGAAGAAAATTCTCGAAGATGGTGAAGATACCTTCAAAAAATTGCCTAGCAAG caagctaactctgcaaagATCTACAAAACTATCTTGGAGAAGATCATTGAGAAAGGTGACGGGTTTGTCAAGACTGAACACGAAAGAATCACCAAGCTGCTCAACGGGAAACTGTCGGAAGAGAAAAAGAAGGAGATGGGACAGAGAATCAACATCCTTCAGACTTTCCAGTTGCATGAGACCAAAGTGGATAAAGAAGAGctgtga